A region of Streptomyces sp. NBC_01267 DNA encodes the following proteins:
- a CDS encoding aminotransferase-like domain-containing protein, which translates to MNQRSSVAELVASLKAELNRYPIGGKLPSSRAMVETHRVSPVTVSRALAQLAAEGLVVTRPGAGVFRAQPRNDTQAPGDTSWQEVALSADGATDAAPRAVDASGVLVTLAAPPSGVIEFNSGYLHSSLRPERAMAAALARAGRRPGAWGRPPVDGIPELREWFARGIGGPVTEAEVLVTAGGQSALTTALRALAPPGAPVLVESPTYPGMLAIARAAGLRPVPVPVDPDGVRPELLAAAFRATGARVFVCQPLFQNPTGAVLSAERRPEVLRIAREAGAFVVEDDFVRRLVHEDAGPLPKPLATDDQDGVVVHVCSLTKATSPSLRVGALAARGPVLERLRSIQIVESFFVPRPLQEATVELVGSPAWNRHLRSVAMELRDRRDTLTAALRGSLPELELPHVPTGGYHLWLRLPDRSDEGAVVSAALRAGVAVAPGRPYFPAEPPAPHLRLSFAGVASRGEITEGVRRLRTACDEALG; encoded by the coding sequence ATGAATCAGCGTAGCAGTGTGGCCGAACTGGTGGCATCGTTGAAGGCGGAGCTGAACCGCTATCCGATTGGTGGAAAGCTGCCGTCCAGTCGGGCCATGGTCGAGACCCATCGGGTGAGTCCCGTGACGGTCTCCCGCGCGCTTGCCCAGCTGGCAGCCGAAGGGCTCGTCGTGACCCGTCCGGGCGCGGGAGTGTTCCGCGCGCAGCCGCGTAACGACACCCAGGCCCCCGGCGACACCTCCTGGCAGGAGGTCGCGCTCAGCGCGGACGGGGCCACGGACGCGGCCCCCCGCGCGGTCGACGCCTCCGGCGTGCTGGTCACACTCGCGGCTCCGCCCTCGGGCGTCATCGAGTTCAACAGCGGCTATCTGCACTCCTCGCTCCGGCCGGAACGGGCCATGGCCGCCGCCCTCGCACGCGCGGGCCGCAGGCCGGGAGCGTGGGGGCGACCACCCGTGGACGGCATCCCCGAACTGCGCGAGTGGTTCGCCCGTGGCATCGGCGGGCCGGTCACGGAGGCCGAGGTGCTCGTCACCGCGGGCGGCCAGAGCGCGCTCACCACCGCACTGCGCGCCCTCGCTCCGCCGGGCGCCCCCGTCCTCGTCGAGTCACCCACCTATCCCGGCATGCTGGCCATCGCCCGTGCGGCGGGGCTGCGTCCGGTCCCGGTGCCGGTGGACCCCGACGGCGTACGCCCGGAGCTGCTCGCCGCGGCCTTCCGGGCCACCGGGGCCCGCGTCTTCGTCTGCCAGCCGCTCTTCCAGAACCCGACCGGCGCGGTGCTCAGCGCCGAGCGCCGGCCCGAGGTACTGCGCATCGCCCGCGAGGCGGGGGCGTTCGTCGTCGAGGACGACTTCGTCCGCCGGCTGGTGCACGAGGACGCGGGGCCGCTGCCGAAACCGCTGGCCACCGACGACCAGGACGGCGTGGTCGTCCACGTCTGCTCACTCACCAAGGCCACGTCGCCCAGCCTGCGGGTGGGCGCACTCGCCGCTCGCGGTCCCGTACTGGAACGGCTGCGCTCCATCCAGATCGTCGAGAGCTTCTTCGTCCCCCGCCCCCTCCAGGAGGCCACCGTCGAGCTGGTCGGCTCGCCCGCCTGGAACCGTCATCTGCGCTCTGTGGCCATGGAGTTGAGGGACCGGAGGGACACGCTCACCGCGGCGCTCCGCGGCAGCCTCCCCGAACTGGAACTCCCGCACGTACCCACCGGCGGCTACCACCTCTGGCTGCGGCTGCCCGACAGGTCGGACGAGGGCGCCGTCGTCTCCGCGGCTCTCCGCGCGGGCGTCGCCGTCGCACCGGGCCGCCCCTACTTCCCGGCCGAGCCGCCGGCCCCGCACCTGCGGCTGAGCTTCGCCGGGGTGGCGAGCCGGGGTGAGATCACCGAGGGGGTACGGCGGTTGCGCACGGCCTGCGACGAGGCGCTCGGCTGA
- a CDS encoding DMT family transporter, whose protein sequence is MTAQDSATPETSIAVSRSGTLLGVLAVASFSLTFPATAWGLEGFGPWSLVSVRCALAALIAGGCLLALRAPLPERRQWAGLAVVASGVVVGFPLLTTLALQTSTTSHAAVVVGLLPLTTATYSAVRTGARPSRTFWIAALAGAAVVIAFTVQQSGGALSTGDMYLFGALLICAAGYSEGGRLAREMPGWRVIGWALVLCLPLALPVAAVTLAVEPVRLTGHSIAGLLWLAAGSQFLGLIVWYRAMAEIGVAKASQLQLAQPLLTLVSSVLLLGEQLPVAAPVAAVAVLVCIAVTQRVKTG, encoded by the coding sequence ATGACAGCACAGGATAGCGCTACTCCCGAGACGTCGATAGCAGTCAGCAGAAGCGGAACGCTGCTCGGCGTGCTGGCCGTCGCCTCCTTCTCACTGACGTTCCCCGCGACGGCCTGGGGGCTCGAAGGCTTCGGGCCCTGGTCGCTCGTCTCCGTGCGCTGCGCGCTCGCCGCACTGATCGCGGGCGGTTGCCTGCTCGCACTGCGCGCCCCGCTGCCCGAGCGCCGCCAGTGGGCCGGTCTCGCCGTGGTGGCCAGCGGGGTGGTCGTGGGCTTCCCGCTGCTCACCACGCTGGCACTGCAGACCTCCACGACCTCCCACGCCGCCGTGGTGGTGGGGCTGCTGCCGCTCACCACAGCCACGTACTCCGCCGTACGGACCGGGGCCCGGCCCTCCCGCACCTTCTGGATCGCCGCGCTCGCCGGGGCCGCCGTGGTGATCGCCTTCACCGTGCAGCAGTCCGGCGGGGCACTGTCCACTGGTGACATGTATCTCTTCGGGGCCCTGCTGATCTGCGCCGCGGGCTACTCCGAGGGCGGCCGGCTGGCCAGGGAGATGCCGGGCTGGCGGGTGATCGGCTGGGCACTGGTGCTGTGCCTGCCCCTGGCCCTGCCCGTCGCGGCCGTGACGCTGGCCGTCGAGCCGGTCCGTCTCACCGGGCACAGCATCGCCGGACTGCTCTGGCTGGCGGCCGGATCGCAGTTCCTGGGCCTGATCGTCTGGTACCGGGCGATGGCGGAGATCGGGGTCGCCAAGGCCAGCCAGCTCCAGCTCGCACAGCCGCTGCTGACCCTGGTCTCCTCGGTCCTCCTGCTCGGCGAACAGCTGCCGGTCGCCGCTCCGGTGGCGGCCGTCGCGGTCCTCGTGTGCATCGCGGTCACCCAGCGAGTAAAGACCGGATAG
- a CDS encoding 3-hydroxybutyryl-CoA dehydrogenase: MTDIERVGVVGCGQMGAGIAEVCARSGLEVKVAETTGEALEIGRTRLHNSLSKAAERGKITEEERDATLGRLSFTTDLGEFADRDLVIEAVVENEQVKTEIFQVLDQVVTSQDAILASNTSSIPLVKLAVATSRPDQVMGIHFFNPAPVQQLVELIPALTTSDETVRRSEALVQDVLGKHAIRAQDRSGFVVNALLIPYLLSAIRMFESGIASREDIDNGMEMGCAHPMGPLKLSDLIGLDTVASVADSMYAEYKEPLYAAPPLLQRMVDAGRLGRKTGSGFYPYS; encoded by the coding sequence GTGACCGACATCGAACGCGTCGGAGTGGTGGGCTGCGGCCAGATGGGCGCGGGTATTGCAGAGGTCTGCGCCCGTAGCGGCCTGGAGGTGAAGGTCGCCGAGACCACCGGTGAGGCTCTGGAGATAGGCCGCACCCGGCTCCACAACTCCCTCTCGAAGGCCGCGGAGCGCGGCAAGATCACCGAGGAGGAGCGCGACGCGACGCTCGGCCGGCTGAGCTTCACCACCGACCTCGGGGAGTTCGCCGACCGCGATCTCGTCATCGAGGCCGTCGTGGAGAACGAGCAGGTCAAGACCGAGATCTTCCAGGTCCTCGACCAGGTCGTGACCAGCCAGGACGCCATCCTGGCCTCCAACACCTCCTCCATCCCGCTGGTGAAGCTGGCCGTCGCGACGTCCAGGCCGGACCAGGTCATGGGCATCCACTTCTTCAACCCGGCCCCCGTGCAGCAGCTCGTCGAGCTGATCCCGGCGCTGACCACCTCCGACGAGACCGTCCGGCGCTCCGAGGCGCTGGTGCAGGACGTGCTCGGCAAGCACGCGATCCGCGCCCAGGACCGCTCCGGTTTCGTGGTCAACGCGCTCCTCATCCCGTATCTGCTCTCCGCGATCCGGATGTTCGAGTCGGGCATCGCGAGCCGCGAGGACATCGACAACGGCATGGAGATGGGCTGCGCCCATCCGATGGGTCCGCTGAAGCTCTCCGACCTGATCGGCCTGGACACGGTCGCTTCGGTCGCGGACTCGATGTACGCCGAGTACAAGGAGCCGCTGTACGCCGCTCCCCCGCTGCTCCAGCGGATGGTGGACGCCGGACGGCTCGGCCGTAAGACGGGGTCGGGCTTCTACCCGTACTCCTGA
- the pheT gene encoding phenylalanine--tRNA ligase subunit beta has translation MRVPLSWLREYVDLPATETGRDVQAKLIGVGLEVETVEQIGAGLKGPLVVGKVLTIEELEGFKKPIRFCTVDVGTANGTGEPQEIVCGARNFAVGDKVVVVLPGAVLPGDFAIAARKTYGKTSHGMICSGDELGMGDDGSHGIIVLPPEHEVGTDAIALLELVDEVLDIAVTPDRGYALSIRGVARETATAYGLPLSDPALLDVPAPNADGYPVRIAAPDGCDRFTARTVVGLDPEARSPIWLQRRLQKAGMRPISLAVDITNYVMLELGQPLHAYDRTRIDGPIGVRRAEPGEKFTTLDGVARVLDAGDLVITDNRGPIGLAGVMGGANTEIADAQPDPATGQVRGTTEVVIEAAHFDALSISRTARRQKLASEASKRFERGVDPEAASAAAQRTVDLLVLLAGGTAEPGVTEIIAPSAPRTISMPADHPDRVAGVAYGRETVVRRLQQVGCDVYGQDELVVTVPSWRPDLAYPNDLAEEVIRLEGYENLPSTLPRPPAGRGLTARQRLHRRVGRALAGVGFVEALSYPFLGDAAFDQLGLAADDPRRDTVKLVNPLSDEEPALRTTLLPGLLGALRRNTGRGSHDLALFETGLVFVPRPAENDGQGVPARLPVDRRPTDEEIAGLDAALPHQPRRIAAVLTGAREQSGWWGKGRPADWADAVEAARTVAREAGVELTVRGDRNEPWHPGRCAALYVTVDGEDVLAGHAGELHPRVIKAFHLPERTCAMEIELDVLERATTVLVAPRISVFPVATQDVALIVPAGVPAADVEAALREGAGELLESLRLFDVFTGDQIGAGKKSLAYALRFRAADRTLTVDEATTARDAAVALATERTGAVLRGA, from the coding sequence ATGCGGGTCCCGCTTTCCTGGCTGCGGGAGTACGTCGATCTCCCCGCCACCGAGACCGGCCGTGACGTACAGGCCAAGCTCATCGGCGTCGGTCTGGAGGTCGAGACGGTCGAGCAGATCGGCGCCGGCCTCAAGGGCCCGCTGGTCGTCGGCAAGGTCCTCACCATCGAGGAGCTGGAGGGCTTCAAGAAGCCGATCCGGTTCTGCACCGTCGACGTCGGCACGGCCAACGGCACCGGCGAGCCGCAGGAGATCGTCTGCGGCGCCCGGAACTTCGCCGTCGGCGACAAGGTCGTCGTGGTCCTGCCGGGCGCGGTCCTGCCCGGTGACTTCGCCATCGCCGCGCGCAAGACGTACGGCAAGACCTCGCACGGCATGATCTGCTCCGGCGACGAGCTGGGCATGGGCGACGACGGCTCGCACGGCATCATCGTGCTGCCGCCCGAGCACGAGGTCGGCACCGACGCCATCGCGCTGCTCGAACTGGTCGACGAGGTCCTGGACATCGCCGTCACCCCGGACCGCGGGTACGCCCTGTCGATCCGCGGCGTGGCCCGGGAGACCGCCACCGCCTACGGCCTGCCGCTGAGCGACCCGGCGCTGCTGGACGTGCCCGCGCCGAACGCGGACGGATACCCGGTGCGGATCGCCGCCCCCGACGGCTGCGACCGCTTCACCGCGCGTACGGTCGTCGGTCTCGACCCCGAGGCCCGTTCCCCGATCTGGCTGCAGCGCCGTCTGCAGAAGGCCGGGATGCGCCCGATCTCGCTCGCCGTCGACATCACCAACTACGTGATGCTGGAGCTCGGCCAGCCGCTGCACGCCTACGACCGGACCCGGATCGACGGGCCGATCGGGGTGCGCAGGGCGGAGCCCGGCGAGAAGTTCACCACGCTCGACGGCGTCGCACGCGTCCTCGACGCGGGCGACCTCGTCATCACCGACAACCGCGGCCCCATCGGCCTGGCCGGGGTGATGGGCGGCGCCAACACCGAGATCGCCGACGCGCAGCCCGACCCCGCCACCGGACAGGTCCGGGGCACCACCGAGGTCGTCATCGAGGCCGCGCACTTCGACGCGCTCTCCATCTCGCGCACCGCCCGCCGTCAGAAGCTGGCCTCCGAGGCGTCCAAGCGCTTCGAGCGGGGCGTCGACCCGGAGGCCGCCTCGGCAGCCGCCCAGCGGACCGTCGACCTCCTCGTGCTGCTCGCGGGCGGCACCGCGGAGCCCGGCGTCACCGAGATCATCGCGCCGTCCGCGCCGCGCACCATCTCGATGCCCGCCGACCACCCCGACCGGGTGGCCGGCGTCGCCTACGGCCGCGAGACCGTCGTACGCCGCCTCCAGCAGGTCGGCTGTGACGTCTACGGGCAGGACGAACTGGTCGTCACCGTGCCGTCCTGGCGCCCCGACCTCGCCTACCCCAACGACCTGGCCGAAGAGGTCATCCGCCTGGAGGGGTACGAGAACCTCCCCTCGACGCTGCCCAGGCCCCCGGCGGGCCGCGGGCTGACCGCGCGGCAGCGGCTGCACCGCAGGGTCGGCCGCGCGCTGGCCGGTGTCGGCTTCGTCGAGGCACTGAGCTACCCGTTCCTCGGCGACGCGGCGTTCGACCAGCTCGGCCTGGCCGCCGACGACCCCCGCCGTGACACGGTCAAGCTGGTCAACCCGCTCTCCGACGAGGAGCCCGCGCTGCGCACCACGCTGCTGCCGGGTCTGCTCGGCGCGCTGCGGCGCAACACCGGACGCGGCTCGCACGACCTCGCGCTCTTCGAGACCGGCCTGGTCTTCGTCCCCCGGCCCGCAGAGAACGACGGCCAGGGCGTGCCCGCGCGGCTGCCCGTCGACCGCAGGCCCACGGACGAGGAGATCGCCGGGCTCGACGCCGCACTGCCGCACCAGCCGCGCCGCATCGCCGCCGTTCTGACCGGTGCGCGCGAGCAGTCCGGCTGGTGGGGCAAGGGCCGCCCGGCCGACTGGGCGGACGCCGTCGAGGCGGCCCGTACCGTCGCCCGCGAGGCCGGTGTCGAGCTGACCGTCCGCGGTGACCGCAACGAGCCGTGGCACCCCGGCCGTTGCGCCGCGCTGTACGTCACCGTGGACGGCGAGGACGTACTCGCCGGTCACGCGGGCGAACTGCACCCGCGCGTCATCAAGGCGTTCCATCTCCCGGAGCGCACCTGCGCGATGGAGATCGAGCTGGATGTGCTGGAGCGGGCGACCACCGTGCTCGTCGCGCCCCGGATCTCCGTCTTCCCGGTGGCGACCCAGGACGTCGCGCTGATCGTCCCGGCGGGTGTGCCTGCCGCCGACGTCGAGGCGGCGCTGCGCGAGGGCGCGGGTGAACTCCTCGAGTCGCTGCGGCTGTTCGACGTCTTCACCGGTGACCAGATCGGTGCGGGCAAGAAGTCCCTGGCGTACGCGCTGCGCTTCCGCGCGGCGGACCGCACGCTCACCGTGGACGAGGCGACGACCGCGCGGGACGCGGCTGTCGCACTCGCCACGGAGCGGACCGGGGCGGTGCTGCGCGGGGCGTAG